Genomic segment of Pseudomonadota bacterium:
AACGTGCGCTCATACGCCGAGGCCGGCGTTGACTTCATCTCCGTGGGCGCCGTCACCCACTCCGCCCCCGCCGCGGACGTGAATATGCAGATAGAGATCAGCGGGCAGAGGGTCATTTGACAACCTGCTGCTGTTGAAA
This window contains:
- a CDS encoding nicotinate-nucleotide diphosphorylase (carboxylating), coding for NVRSYAEAGVDFISVGAVTHSAPAADVNMQIEISGQRVI